In Halovivax gelatinilyticus, the following are encoded in one genomic region:
- a CDS encoding universal stress protein, with amino-acid sequence MYDHVLVPTDGNETARRAAEHAIALASELDSTVHAISVVESAGAVQRDQMRADPEAEAEEAVGEVKRGATEAGVEASTTVREGPAADEIRDHIAEHRFDLIVMGTDNRTGLDRVLDHSVAEDVLENSTVPVLTVPNPEPE; translated from the coding sequence ATGTACGATCACGTCCTGGTTCCGACAGACGGGAACGAGACCGCACGCCGGGCGGCAGAACACGCGATCGCCCTCGCGAGCGAACTCGACTCGACCGTTCACGCCATCTCCGTCGTCGAGTCCGCCGGCGCTGTCCAGCGCGATCAGATGCGCGCCGACCCCGAAGCCGAGGCCGAGGAGGCCGTCGGCGAGGTGAAGCGTGGCGCGACCGAGGCCGGGGTCGAGGCGTCGACGACGGTCCGCGAGGGACCGGCCGCAGACGAGATCCGCGATCACATCGCCGAACACCGCTTCGACCTGATCGTCATGGGGACCGACAACCGCACCGGTCTCGACCGCGTACTCGATCACAGCGTCGCCGAGGACGTCCTCGAGAACTCGACCGTGCCCGTGTTGACGGTGCCGAATCCGGAACCCGAGTAG
- a CDS encoding phosphatase PAP2 family protein translates to MWFDSDFVRAAGELSPTWLILTLAVLSFLGSAVLIVPMVTAWYLRGDRNVAAPMLGAVAFLYAVMTTSKAFASTERPGVEPPIPVAEVPLVFRPIYDHAAVLDTGSFPSGHALAVFVFWALLAIELDIGTRARRWATVAGIVAIVAASRIVLGAHYLGDVVGGFVVGALALVVIQLARTHVRDPTAALFGFAFVVGILGTLAGGSSPPVVAGAAIGALLCWRATEGATTLPERGRHAEADHRNENESRNCVGQRARLRRFAGRVATGFTVRIAAAVSALVRGIDIAATRTRRRSPLRLAVTWGAGGVLALGAIGVVGATGATIPSASLLAKLDNPVVTAPAAALGAAAVIVAPTVASMSDRDERS, encoded by the coding sequence ATGTGGTTCGACTCGGACTTCGTCAGGGCGGCCGGCGAGCTCTCCCCAACGTGGCTGATCCTGACGCTCGCCGTCCTCTCGTTCCTCGGGAGCGCCGTCCTCATCGTGCCGATGGTCACCGCGTGGTACCTCCGGGGCGATCGGAACGTCGCCGCGCCAATGCTCGGGGCCGTGGCGTTCCTCTACGCGGTGATGACGACGTCGAAGGCGTTCGCGTCGACCGAGCGCCCCGGCGTCGAGCCGCCGATCCCGGTCGCGGAGGTCCCCCTCGTGTTCCGGCCGATCTACGACCACGCGGCCGTCCTCGACACCGGAAGCTTTCCGAGCGGCCACGCCCTCGCCGTCTTCGTCTTCTGGGCGCTGCTGGCGATCGAATTGGACATCGGAACGCGAGCCCGGCGGTGGGCGACCGTCGCCGGGATCGTCGCGATCGTCGCCGCCTCGCGGATCGTTCTGGGCGCCCACTACCTCGGCGACGTCGTCGGCGGGTTCGTCGTCGGTGCGCTGGCGCTCGTCGTGATACAGCTCGCCAGAACGCACGTTCGCGACCCCACGGCGGCGCTGTTCGGGTTCGCGTTCGTCGTCGGTATTCTCGGCACGCTCGCCGGCGGGTCGAGCCCGCCGGTCGTCGCCGGCGCGGCGATCGGGGCGCTGTTGTGCTGGCGGGCCACCGAGGGGGCGACGACGCTGCCCGAACGCGGACGTCACGCCGAAGCGGATCACCGTAACGAGAACGAATCACGGAACTGCGTCGGTCAGAGAGCCCGTTTGCGACGGTTCGCCGGTCGAGTCGCGACCGGGTTTACCGTCCGAATCGCAGCCGCCGTCTCCGCGCTCGTCCGCGGGATCGATATCGCGGCCACGCGTACCCGACGGCGCTCGCCGCTTCGTCTCGCGGTGACGTGGGGCGCAGGCGGCGTGCTCGCGCTCGGGGCGATCGGCGTCGTCGGCGCGACAGGAGCAACGATCCCCTCGGCGTCGCTGCTCGCTAAGCTGGACAACCCCGTCGTAACCGCCCCGGCGGCGGCGCTCGGCGCGGCGGCAGTTATCGTCGCGCCGACCGTCGCATCGATGTCCGATCGCGACGAGCGGTCGTGA
- a CDS encoding ABC transporter ATP-binding protein, giving the protein MSDGPLPTTNAPADAAELADLEADSAVEATVEDPTDESIVIEELTKRYGETVALDGITLTVTPGVHGLIGPNGSGKTTLFHVIAGLSNPTAGRIERPPDAVGYSFQEPRFYPELTVRENLSVFRSLDDDPAPVDWIETLLSELRLEPAVDRRAGDLSGGFRKKLDLALAFLSRPTVLLLDEPLADVDEYSRRKILAFFEDYSDDDRTIVVSSHNAAAFEGLYDRITILFDGEIRADGPPDDPDVARYRRFFG; this is encoded by the coding sequence ATGTCCGACGGACCACTCCCCACCACGAACGCCCCGGCCGACGCGGCCGAGCTGGCCGACCTGGAAGCCGATTCGGCGGTCGAGGCGACCGTCGAGGACCCGACTGACGAGTCGATCGTCATCGAGGAACTCACCAAGCGCTACGGTGAGACGGTCGCACTCGACGGGATCACGCTCACCGTCACGCCGGGCGTCCACGGACTGATCGGCCCGAACGGTTCGGGAAAGACGACGCTCTTTCACGTGATCGCGGGTCTATCGAACCCCACGGCGGGGCGCATCGAGCGACCGCCCGACGCGGTCGGGTACAGCTTTCAGGAGCCCCGGTTTTACCCCGAGCTCACCGTCCGCGAGAACCTCTCGGTCTTTCGTTCGCTCGACGACGATCCGGCGCCGGTCGACTGGATCGAGACGCTGCTCTCTGAACTCCGTCTCGAACCGGCCGTCGACCGCCGTGCCGGCGACCTCTCCGGGGGTTTTCGTAAGAAGTTAGACCTCGCGCTCGCGTTTCTCTCTCGACCGACGGTCCTCCTGCTCGACGAACCGCTCGCGGACGTCGACGAGTACTCGCGCCGGAAGATCCTCGCCTTCTTCGAAGACTACAGCGACGACGACCGGACGATCGTCGTCTCCTCGCACAACGCCGCCGCCTTCGAGGGACTGTACGATCGCATCACGATCCTCTTCGACGGCGAGATTCGCGCCGACGGACCGCCCGACGATCCCGACGTCGCCCGCTATCGGCGATTTTTCGGGTGA